A stretch of the Proteus sp. ZN5 genome encodes the following:
- a CDS encoding WYL domain-containing protein: MIRACPRWIERLTVQDNTGLEELSQAQRERLAHIDFTLLFKGEAGRSYLTERFSVAPSVATQDFARYKELAPNNVMYDEKRRVHLKTSAFQPLFDYDVVRTLATISQGFGDGFLGKVRPPMACEAPFHLNKPKLEVVAAISEAIHKRAVINIEYTSLSSGHGSRQIVPHTLIDNGLRWHVRAFDRKHREFRDFVLTRISEVELLEDEVNDEVETLQWDKQWNRIVELELIPHPKLAHPEAVSMDYAMENNRLRVEIRAAFAGYLLRLWNIDCSKNSKSNGREFHLALKNPEALYGVDNAALAPGYSES, translated from the coding sequence ATGATTAGGGCTTGTCCCAGATGGATTGAGAGGCTGACAGTGCAAGACAACACTGGACTTGAAGAGCTTAGCCAAGCACAGAGAGAACGACTCGCTCATATTGATTTCACTTTGTTATTTAAAGGTGAAGCTGGGCGTAGTTATTTAACCGAGCGCTTTAGCGTAGCGCCGTCTGTGGCAACACAAGATTTTGCGCGGTACAAAGAGTTGGCTCCTAACAACGTTATGTATGACGAAAAGCGCAGAGTGCACTTGAAGACGAGCGCATTCCAGCCGTTGTTTGATTATGACGTTGTTCGAACTCTTGCGACGATAAGCCAAGGGTTCGGTGATGGCTTTCTTGGCAAGGTCAGGCCACCTATGGCTTGTGAAGCACCATTTCATCTCAATAAGCCGAAATTGGAAGTGGTAGCGGCTATTAGTGAAGCCATACATAAGCGCGCTGTGATTAATATTGAGTACACCTCATTGTCGAGTGGTCATGGGAGCAGGCAAATAGTTCCTCATACCTTGATTGACAATGGCTTGAGATGGCATGTCCGAGCATTCGATAGAAAGCATAGAGAATTTAGGGATTTTGTTTTAACCAGAATAAGTGAAGTTGAGTTGTTAGAGGATGAGGTTAACGACGAAGTTGAGACTCTTCAGTGGGATAAGCAATGGAACCGAATCGTTGAACTAGAGCTGATACCTCATCCAAAACTAGCACATCCAGAAGCTGTATCGATGGACTACGCAATGGAAAACAATAGGTTGCGTGTAGAGATAAGAGCTGCGTTCGCTGGATATTTACTGCGTTTATGGAATATCGATTGTTCAAAGAATAGTAAGAGCAATGGGCGAGAGTTCCATTTAGCACTTAAAAATCCAGAAGCACTATACGGCGTTGACAATGCTGCACTTGCTCCTGGATATAGCGAATCGTGA
- a CDS encoding DUF1819 family protein gives MNIKEYLGDLIGGSLLITESRIIAESLLKKLPEDEWKSLIVEQNVLQKKSGQTAIRYARTIRWRIEGLGDEFMTDLLAASERAYVQMLMMSLLIHSPVVADFMRLTLAEARRTYKPSLTADAWSEFYDTRVRAYAELGGFSDSTVKKMGNNAIKALVDSGYLSDSRTKKIQPVYLMSEVKDWLVRLGREDLIDVMECTI, from the coding sequence ATGAATATAAAAGAATATTTAGGCGATCTTATCGGAGGCAGTTTATTGATAACTGAATCTAGAATAATCGCAGAATCGCTACTGAAAAAACTTCCAGAAGATGAGTGGAAGTCGCTGATCGTTGAGCAAAATGTTCTTCAGAAAAAATCCGGTCAGACTGCTATTCGTTATGCCAGAACAATCCGTTGGCGTATTGAAGGCCTGGGTGATGAGTTTATGACTGATCTTTTAGCCGCGAGTGAACGCGCCTATGTCCAAATGCTGATGATGTCATTACTCATTCATTCTCCGGTTGTCGCTGATTTTATGAGACTTACCTTAGCCGAGGCTCGTCGCACCTATAAACCCTCTTTAACCGCTGATGCATGGTCTGAGTTTTATGACACGAGAGTGCGGGCATATGCCGAACTTGGCGGTTTTTCTGACTCAACTGTCAAAAAAATGGGTAACAACGCAATTAAGGCATTGGTTGATAGTGGCTACTTGAGTGATAGCAGGACAAAGAAAATACAACCTGTTTACCTAATGTCAGAAGTTAAAGATTGGTTAGTCCGTCTGGGCCGGGAAGATTTGATTGATGTAATGGAGTGCACAATATGA
- a CDS encoding DUF1788 domain-containing protein yields MKALQTRLDLILERIESPKFLKNDGLGNEIGFWVFDYPAKYELLVREHLKHVDEKLNKRGYRFVHLNIFEVLIDMLEERGLFDRACQRELQVGVDGLRKTLAGPLSQEKVARYIADKYKPSELEFVLLSGLGSAWPLVRGHELLSALQDVMGSTPLVLFYPGEYSGRDLHPFGMIESKNYYRAFKLVPEDGKKN; encoded by the coding sequence ATGAAGGCTCTTCAGACCAGGCTTGATCTGATATTGGAACGAATTGAAAGCCCTAAGTTTTTGAAAAACGATGGCTTGGGCAATGAAATTGGATTTTGGGTATTTGACTATCCAGCCAAGTATGAACTGCTTGTACGAGAGCACCTTAAGCACGTTGACGAAAAACTCAACAAGCGTGGTTACCGGTTTGTCCATCTCAATATTTTTGAAGTCTTGATAGATATGCTTGAGGAGCGAGGCCTTTTCGACCGAGCTTGCCAGCGTGAACTGCAAGTCGGTGTTGATGGCCTTCGAAAAACACTAGCCGGGCCTCTGAGCCAAGAGAAAGTGGCAAGGTATATCGCGGACAAATATAAGCCATCAGAACTTGAGTTTGTGTTGCTGTCAGGCTTAGGCAGTGCGTGGCCTCTTGTTCGAGGGCATGAGTTACTTAGTGCTCTGCAAGACGTTATGGGTAGCACGCCATTAGTGCTTTTCTATCCGGGTGAATATAGCGGAAGGGATTTGCATCCTTTCGGCATGATCGAATCTAAAAACTACTATCGCGCCTTCAAGCTTGTGCCTGAAGACGGTAAAAAAAATTAA
- the brxC gene encoding BREX system P-loop protein BrxC yields the protein MKIEQIFSKKLTRDINGVVKAEQKDNDSVYVELDEYVVTRELDRHFRAFFEAYVPSVTQSGASMSGKIGVWISGFFGSGKSHFLKILSYLLENKSVEKDGQGRQAFEFFKDKINDAMLLADIQNAVTKDTDVILFNIDSRANTDDRENAILKVFLKVFNERVGYCADFPHIAHLERELDKRNQYASFKDKFAELTQSTWEKERDAYDFYRDELSEALAHASEQSLESAKAWVEQVENNFPLDIRNFCKWVNEYLDRTGDRNLLFLVDEVGQFIGKNTQMMLKLQTITEDLGTYCGGRAWVVVTSQADIDAAIGGMDKRDGEDFSKIQGRFSTRLQLSSSNTSEVIQKRLLSKTEEARTHLIDVFAEKGDILRNQLTFDKTTTASLKGYTDAPSFVDNYPFVPYHYTLVQKVFESIRTKGATGKHLAMGERSLLDAFQSAAKQMKDSGLDVLIPFYSFYAPIESFLEPAVKRTIDQACELDSLTEFDGKILKTLFLIRYVDVVKSTLDNLVTLSIDQIDADKIALRKQIEESLNRLERQLLIARNGDEFIFLTNEEKEIENEIRHTDVEMSEVSNKLSAIVFDGILKGNRAYRYPINKQDFAVSRFCNGHPKDGTTLEDLVIKVISPLDSHFENYSHDQACINHTLEADGCVLVKLGEHKRLWDDLTTFIKTDRFLKQNSGQRPEQEHLLREKQMENIEREKRLRTDFEALFAEADVYAIGTKLPKKSATPSAIVEEAYKYVIENTFAKLNMLKATPGEVLRELQAVLVADDIAQIGLDLQADECNPEATREVEQYVTLKVERNEPVYLRDIVARFGKRPYGWPDNEILLLTARLGLAGKVSFSTQGTDLALKKAYEPFTSVRKRGEIRVHKIRQHDERQIKKAAGLVKEIFSKTFTGSGEKELYELVRDELLAWNEELKSFRTKSQTGHFPGKSQIDDGLALVAGILEQTSSFALIARFLEDADALEEFAEDFEDLDDFYNSQFQTWQALAGALNEKFKANRPALEKDSEALKALTELERIYNMPSPYEQLRHINPLIEQVAKVNSTLVEEKRTHALERVDLRIGRVKEALAEAHAPSELQNQALRPLQMCRQRIEATSSIPQIISEQTEAEGYEDEAYELLNGFIEDQRKKAEAEQRHRELEQKKREEEAAKAGKAAPAPEPAPEPVQPQPVAKRTVTINPTDAMAKSVTTGFIESEAEVDAYLAALREQLIAAVKAGDRVRIK from the coding sequence ATGAAAATTGAACAGATTTTTTCCAAGAAGTTGACGCGTGACATTAATGGCGTTGTTAAAGCGGAACAGAAAGACAATGACAGTGTGTATGTCGAACTTGATGAGTATGTTGTTACCCGAGAGTTAGATCGACATTTTCGTGCATTTTTTGAGGCTTACGTTCCATCTGTGACGCAAAGCGGCGCATCAATGTCAGGTAAAATTGGTGTGTGGATCTCTGGCTTCTTTGGTTCGGGTAAGTCTCACTTCCTGAAAATTTTGTCTTACCTCCTCGAAAATAAGTCTGTCGAAAAGGATGGCCAAGGCCGTCAAGCATTTGAGTTTTTTAAAGACAAAATCAACGATGCCATGCTGTTGGCCGATATCCAAAACGCTGTTACCAAAGATACAGACGTTATTCTTTTTAACATCGATTCGCGAGCCAATACGGACGACCGAGAAAATGCCATTCTTAAGGTTTTCCTCAAAGTATTTAATGAACGTGTAGGATACTGCGCTGACTTTCCTCATATTGCCCACCTAGAACGCGAACTTGATAAACGTAATCAATACGCATCTTTCAAGGATAAATTTGCTGAGTTGACCCAATCAACTTGGGAAAAGGAGCGTGACGCCTATGACTTCTATCGAGACGAACTTTCAGAAGCTCTCGCTCATGCCAGTGAGCAATCATTAGAGTCTGCAAAAGCTTGGGTCGAGCAGGTTGAAAACAATTTCCCGCTAGATATCCGAAACTTCTGTAAGTGGGTTAATGAATACTTAGATCGAACTGGGGATCGTAACCTTCTTTTCTTAGTCGATGAAGTCGGTCAGTTTATCGGTAAGAACACACAAATGATGTTGAAGCTTCAGACCATTACTGAAGATCTTGGCACATATTGTGGTGGCAGAGCTTGGGTCGTTGTTACCTCTCAGGCAGACATTGATGCTGCCATTGGTGGTATGGATAAGCGCGATGGCGAGGACTTCTCTAAAATTCAAGGGCGTTTTAGTACCCGCTTACAGCTGTCGAGCTCGAATACCTCGGAAGTTATTCAAAAGCGTTTGTTGTCCAAAACGGAAGAAGCTCGTACACATCTCATCGATGTCTTTGCTGAAAAGGGCGATATTCTTCGTAACCAGCTGACATTTGATAAAACGACAACCGCGTCTCTAAAGGGTTACACCGACGCTCCGTCTTTCGTGGACAACTATCCGTTTGTGCCTTACCACTACACGCTGGTTCAAAAAGTGTTTGAGTCAATTCGAACAAAAGGCGCGACGGGTAAGCACTTAGCCATGGGTGAGCGTTCATTACTTGATGCTTTCCAATCAGCTGCAAAACAGATGAAGGACTCTGGCCTTGATGTCTTAATCCCGTTTTACAGTTTCTACGCACCGATTGAAAGCTTTTTGGAGCCAGCTGTTAAGCGAACGATTGACCAAGCCTGTGAGTTGGATTCCTTAACAGAATTCGATGGCAAGATTCTAAAAACTCTTTTCTTGATCCGTTATGTGGACGTTGTCAAAAGCACACTAGACAACCTTGTGACGCTGTCAATTGACCAAATCGATGCAGATAAAATTGCGCTGCGTAAACAAATTGAAGAGAGCTTGAATCGTCTTGAACGCCAATTGCTGATTGCGCGTAATGGTGATGAATTTATCTTCCTGACCAACGAAGAAAAAGAGATTGAAAACGAGATCCGCCACACTGACGTTGAAATGTCAGAGGTCTCTAACAAGCTTTCAGCAATCGTATTTGACGGTATTTTGAAAGGTAATCGTGCCTATCGATACCCGATTAATAAGCAAGACTTTGCGGTGAGCCGTTTTTGCAATGGTCATCCAAAAGATGGCACCACGCTGGAAGACCTAGTCATTAAAGTCATTTCACCTTTGGATTCGCACTTTGAAAATTACTCCCACGATCAAGCGTGCATCAATCATACGCTTGAGGCTGATGGGTGCGTGCTCGTCAAGCTGGGCGAACATAAACGTCTTTGGGATGACCTGACAACCTTTATAAAAACTGACCGATTCTTAAAACAAAATTCAGGACAGCGACCAGAGCAAGAACACCTTCTCCGCGAAAAGCAGATGGAAAATATTGAGCGTGAAAAACGCTTAAGAACGGATTTTGAAGCTTTGTTTGCAGAGGCTGACGTTTACGCTATCGGCACAAAACTACCGAAGAAATCAGCAACGCCAAGTGCCATCGTCGAAGAAGCATACAAATACGTTATCGAAAACACCTTCGCTAAATTGAACATGCTCAAGGCGACGCCTGGTGAAGTTTTGCGTGAGCTACAGGCCGTACTTGTTGCTGATGATATTGCTCAGATTGGACTGGATCTTCAAGCGGATGAGTGTAACCCAGAAGCTACGCGTGAGGTTGAGCAGTACGTAACGCTGAAAGTCGAGCGTAATGAGCCTGTGTACTTACGTGACATCGTTGCCCGTTTCGGCAAGCGCCCGTATGGCTGGCCAGACAATGAAATCTTATTGCTCACTGCAAGGCTGGGCTTGGCTGGAAAGGTATCTTTTAGTACCCAGGGCACAGATCTGGCGTTGAAAAAAGCTTACGAGCCGTTTACCAGTGTGCGTAAACGCGGCGAGATCCGTGTACATAAGATCAGGCAACATGACGAGCGCCAAATTAAAAAGGCTGCTGGTCTTGTTAAAGAGATCTTTTCAAAAACCTTTACCGGCTCTGGTGAAAAGGAGCTCTACGAATTAGTGCGCGATGAATTACTGGCTTGGAATGAAGAGCTTAAATCATTCAGAACCAAGTCACAGACAGGCCATTTCCCAGGTAAATCTCAAATTGACGATGGTCTTGCATTGGTCGCGGGTATTCTTGAGCAAACTTCAAGCTTCGCCCTTATCGCCCGATTCTTAGAAGACGCTGATGCCCTTGAAGAGTTTGCTGAGGACTTTGAGGATCTTGATGACTTCTACAATAGCCAATTTCAAACTTGGCAAGCCCTTGCTGGCGCATTGAACGAGAAGTTTAAGGCCAATAGACCTGCGTTAGAAAAAGACAGTGAAGCATTAAAAGCGCTCACTGAATTAGAACGCATTTACAATATGCCCTCACCGTATGAGCAGCTGCGCCACATTAATCCGCTTATCGAGCAGGTGGCAAAAGTTAACTCAACATTGGTTGAAGAAAAACGCACTCATGCCTTAGAGCGTGTTGATCTGCGCATCGGACGTGTAAAAGAAGCGCTAGCTGAAGCTCATGCACCGTCTGAACTACAGAACCAAGCACTGCGCCCGTTACAAATGTGCAGACAGCGCATTGAAGCGACCTCTTCAATACCACAAATTATCAGTGAGCAAACTGAAGCGGAAGGTTACGAGGACGAAGCTTATGAGTTGCTGAATGGCTTTATCGAAGATCAACGCAAAAAAGCTGAAGCTGAGCAAAGACATCGTGAACTCGAACAGAAGAAACGCGAAGAGGAAGCAGCGAAAGCCGGTAAGGCAGCTCCAGCACCTGAGCCAGCCCCCGAACCAGTACAGCCACAGCCGGTTGCAAAACGTACTGTAACGATTAACCCAACCGATGCCATGGCAAAGTCAGTAACAACCGGATTCATTGAGAGTGAAGCCGAAGTTGATGCCTATCTTGCCGCTTTAAGAGAGCAGCTGATTGCTGCGGTCAAAGCTGGCGACCGAGTAAGAATTAAGTAA
- a CDS encoding DUF262 domain-containing protein gives MYQAGGTIRSLLDKVAEQEYLLPAIQREFVWRPEQICRLFDSLLQGYPFGTFLFWKIKPENRDSYQFYQFMQHYHERDNYHCENVTQLPEREFIAVLDGQQRITALNIGLRGSFAWKLTGKWWSNDDAFPVRRLHLNLLSQPDLETGSMYDFEFLTDDKASLDASEQYWFRVGRIMEEEEDALIDEVADDARLSSEQRKEARSTLRHLYRTIHDKDKISFYEESDQSLERVLNIFIRMNSGGTTLSYSDLLLSIAVAQWSSLDAREEIHALVDEMNRVGDGFNVSKDLVLKAGLMLSDIGSVGFKVENFNKENMAILEKNWTPIRDALLLSMQLLASFGFNAQNLRATSAILPLAYYLHHRKLTASYLSRVEYAVDRECIRNWLIRSLLKASGIWGSGLDTLLTMLRSDIKQSGDTGFPLAKIEATMQQRGKSLRFDPEEISELAQLDYGNPRTFALLTLLFPGFDFSRHFHVDHIYPKGLFTRNKLAKVGVPAEQLDELIEASNKLPNLQLLEGTINNQKRQKMPHEWYAQQWPDVNARQAHLQSQAITSLPEQLNQFMDFYRERQETLLARIRTALQPASSVETE, from the coding sequence ATGTATCAAGCGGGTGGAACAATAAGATCATTACTCGACAAGGTTGCTGAGCAGGAATACCTGTTACCGGCCATCCAGCGAGAGTTTGTATGGCGACCAGAACAGATCTGTCGTCTATTTGATAGCCTGTTGCAAGGTTACCCGTTTGGGACCTTTCTATTCTGGAAGATAAAACCAGAGAACCGGGATAGTTATCAGTTTTATCAGTTCATGCAGCATTACCATGAGCGCGATAACTACCATTGTGAAAATGTCACTCAGTTACCGGAACGCGAGTTCATTGCCGTCCTAGATGGACAGCAGCGGATTACCGCTTTGAACATCGGCCTACGCGGTTCATTTGCGTGGAAGCTGACAGGTAAATGGTGGAGCAATGATGACGCCTTCCCAGTGCGCAGGCTTCACTTGAATCTGTTAAGCCAGCCCGACTTGGAAACTGGGTCGATGTATGACTTTGAGTTCCTAACCGACGATAAAGCCTCTTTGGATGCATCTGAACAATACTGGTTCCGTGTAGGCCGGATCATGGAAGAGGAAGAAGATGCACTTATCGATGAAGTTGCTGATGATGCTAGGTTGAGCTCGGAGCAACGCAAAGAGGCTCGCTCAACTCTTCGTCACTTGTATCGAACTATCCATGACAAAGATAAGATTTCGTTTTACGAAGAAAGTGATCAGAGCCTTGAACGTGTTCTGAATATCTTTATCCGCATGAATAGCGGCGGCACTACTTTGTCCTACTCAGACTTACTACTTTCAATAGCCGTAGCGCAGTGGAGCTCGTTAGATGCCCGTGAAGAAATTCATGCATTAGTGGATGAGATGAACCGTGTTGGTGATGGATTCAACGTATCAAAAGATCTCGTTTTAAAAGCAGGCTTAATGCTCTCTGACATCGGTAGCGTGGGCTTTAAGGTTGAGAACTTTAACAAGGAAAACATGGCGATTCTCGAAAAGAACTGGACGCCAATTCGTGATGCGTTATTGCTCTCAATGCAGCTACTTGCAAGTTTTGGTTTTAATGCACAAAACCTCAGAGCAACAAGTGCCATCCTCCCGTTGGCCTATTACCTGCACCACCGAAAGTTAACGGCAAGCTACCTTTCTAGGGTTGAATATGCGGTCGATAGAGAATGCATCAGAAACTGGCTCATTAGGTCGTTGTTGAAAGCGTCAGGCATCTGGGGAAGTGGTTTGGATACCCTGCTTACTATGCTTCGCTCAGACATTAAACAATCGGGTGATACGGGTTTCCCGCTAGCGAAAATTGAAGCGACCATGCAACAGCGTGGTAAATCGTTGCGCTTTGACCCAGAGGAAATTAGTGAACTAGCGCAGTTGGATTATGGTAATCCGCGTACCTTTGCCTTGTTGACTTTGTTGTTCCCAGGATTCGATTTTTCACGACACTTTCATGTGGACCACATTTACCCCAAAGGTTTGTTTACGCGTAACAAGCTTGCAAAAGTTGGTGTCCCAGCTGAACAGCTAGATGAACTCATCGAGGCATCTAATAAGCTGCCAAACCTTCAACTGTTGGAAGGGACAATCAACAACCAGAAGCGGCAAAAAATGCCCCATGAATGGTATGCGCAGCAGTGGCCTGATGTGAATGCAAGACAAGCACATCTGCAATCGCAAGCCATAACATCATTACCTGAACAACTAAACCAGTTTATGGACTTTTACCGCGAGCGTCAGGAAACACTGCTTGCCCGCATTAGAACTGCATTACAACCCGCAAGCAGCGTAGAGACAGAATAA